A genome region from Maridesulfovibrio salexigens DSM 2638 includes the following:
- a CDS encoding glutamate synthase-related protein has protein sequence MLTERPITPSTLGVKDLNWQIEWDKDLCTQCGRCTSVCPVNAIELGVFRKREIITPAGLMKKAENKHTVFYGIRQKTDPAYACIGCSMCNMVCPNNAIGPKREEGSTTQKFHNDRGGNPRTRGGRRNSGESLLDQIKFMRISMLTDPALDAGRHEFRLNTLLGRVLSPEDSLKAYQENGWKPPVREIYPLVIGGMSFGAMSPNMWEGLQMGVAYLNEELNMPVRISTGEGGCPPRLLRSRFLKYVILQIASGYFGWDEIIHAIPEMKVDPCAIEIKYGQGAKPGDGGLLMWYKVNKLIAAIRGVPERVSLPSPPTHQTQYSIEESVAKMIQSMSMAWGFRVPVYPKISASSTSLAVLNNLTRNPYAAGLAIDGEDGGTGAAYNVSMNHMGHPIASNLRDCYNALVTTGKQNELPLIAGGGIGKSGNLAANAAALIMLGASAVQVGKYVMQAGAGCLGSEKDRCNVCNIGVCPKGITSQDPRLYRRLDPEKVAERVVDFYLSFDTEIKKIIAPLGRSTSLPIGMSDALGISDRDAADRLGIKYVV, from the coding sequence ATGCTCACAGAAAGACCAATTACCCCGTCAACTTTAGGCGTTAAAGACCTGAACTGGCAGATCGAGTGGGACAAAGATCTTTGCACCCAGTGCGGTCGCTGCACTTCTGTCTGTCCGGTCAACGCTATTGAACTCGGTGTATTCCGCAAGCGCGAGATAATTACACCCGCAGGCCTGATGAAAAAGGCCGAAAATAAACATACCGTTTTTTACGGCATCCGCCAGAAGACCGACCCTGCCTACGCTTGTATCGGCTGTTCCATGTGCAACATGGTCTGTCCCAACAACGCTATCGGTCCCAAACGCGAAGAAGGTTCCACCACCCAGAAATTCCACAATGACCGCGGCGGTAACCCCCGCACCCGTGGTGGACGCCGCAACTCCGGTGAATCTCTGCTGGACCAGATTAAGTTCATGCGTATTTCCATGCTTACCGACCCCGCACTTGATGCAGGTCGCCATGAGTTCCGCCTGAATACCTTGCTCGGTCGCGTGCTTTCCCCGGAAGACAGCTTAAAAGCTTATCAGGAAAACGGCTGGAAACCCCCGGTTCGTGAAATCTATCCGCTGGTTATCGGTGGCATGTCCTTCGGTGCCATGTCTCCCAACATGTGGGAAGGTTTGCAGATGGGTGTTGCATACCTGAACGAAGAGCTGAACATGCCTGTGCGTATTTCCACAGGTGAGGGTGGTTGCCCTCCCAGACTGCTCCGTTCCCGCTTCCTTAAATATGTAATTCTCCAGATCGCATCCGGTTACTTCGGCTGGGATGAAATCATCCACGCCATTCCCGAGATGAAGGTCGACCCCTGCGCAATCGAGATCAAATACGGTCAGGGCGCGAAGCCCGGTGATGGCGGACTGCTGATGTGGTACAAGGTAAACAAGCTCATTGCTGCTATTCGCGGTGTTCCCGAGCGCGTCAGCCTGCCCAGCCCTCCGACTCACCAGACCCAGTATTCCATTGAGGAATCGGTTGCAAAGATGATCCAGTCCATGAGTATGGCCTGGGGATTCAGGGTTCCGGTCTACCCCAAAATTTCCGCCTCCTCTACATCGCTGGCGGTTCTCAACAACCTTACCCGTAACCCTTATGCCGCAGGTCTGGCCATTGATGGTGAAGACGGCGGTACCGGTGCAGCATACAACGTTTCCATGAACCACATGGGACACCCCATCGCCAGCAACCTGCGCGATTGCTACAACGCACTGGTCACAACCGGTAAGCAGAACGAGCTGCCCCTCATTGCGGGTGGTGGTATCGGTAAATCCGGTAACCTCGCAGCCAACGCTGCTGCCCTCATCATGCTCGGCGCAAGTGCCGTTCAGGTTGGTAAATACGTCATGCAGGCCGGTGCAGGCTGCCTCGGTTCTGAAAAAGATCGCTGCAACGTTTGTAACATCGGCGTATGTCCCAAGGGTATTACTTCTCAGGATCCCAGACTTTACCGTCGCCTTGATCCTGAAAAGGTAGCTGAAAGGGTTGTTGACTTCTATCTGAGCTTTGACACTGAAATCAAAAAGATTATCGCCCCTCTGGGCCGCTCCACATCACTGCCCATCGGCATGTCGGATGCGCTTGGTATCAGTGACCGTGATGCTGCTGACAGACTCGGCATCAAGTACGTGGTTTAA
- a CDS encoding NirD/YgiW/YdeI family stress tolerance protein, with translation MSVLFLLLLVIVAAAATSETLDFKSKDVTTVAEARVSGADTKAVVKGHIVRKINDNKYVFQDKTGEIIIDLSPKAGSLPADVNAEIEIEGRVEQDLVFAGIEAQKISVIN, from the coding sequence ATGAGCGTACTTTTTCTTTTACTCCTGGTGATCGTGGCTGCTGCAGCAACATCCGAAACTCTGGATTTCAAATCCAAAGACGTAACCACCGTTGCTGAAGCTCGTGTGTCCGGTGCTGACACCAAAGCTGTTGTAAAAGGACACATTGTAAGAAAGATCAACGACAATAAATACGTATTTCAGGACAAGACCGGTGAAATCATCATCGACCTCAGCCCGAAAGCAGGATCCCTCCCTGCTGACGTTAATGCTGAGATCGAGATTGAAGGCAGGGTCGAGCAGGACCTCGTCTTCGCCGGAATCGAAGCCCAGAAAATATCCGTTATCAACTAA
- a CDS encoding FAD-dependent oxidoreductase yields MATEKICISGLEEGARIESRILEERIQKAVADGARKLEIDAMGQHGIGGRLWISKEEPIEIDVIGTSGQRLGSKGFPGTTINVHGSVSDDVGWLNAGAEIIVHGNASNGACNAMAQGKVIINGDIGARGMTMTKTNPRFDEPELWILGGVGDYFAEFMAGGTAVVCGYEAQNPENVLAFRPCVGMVGGRIFVRGPHGEFSTADAILEPITDADWEWLCSNLKENLAKIGREDLYETLTERKEWQLIRAKSPFEKTGRKRRSMSEFRSQVWDGELGQGGLIGDLTDLDRSPIPLITHGDLRRFVPVWENRKYQAPCQSSCPTGMPVQKRWQLVRDGLVDEAVDLALAYTPFPATVCGYLCPNLCMDGCTRGVKDMLSVDITKLGRDGVKSPAPELPPLSGKKVAVIGGGPAGISVAWQIRRKGHEAVVYDMAEKLGGKITSAIPSSRIPKEVLDAELERVAKVIPHVHMQKKLTADDFAELRQNSDAVVLAIGAQKPRIIPIPGHERITPALDFLKNAMKGKAEVGEKVVIIGAGNVGCDVATECARLGAKDILLIDIQKPAAFGKEREEAEHVGAKFRYPCFTKEVTEEGVVLKSGEVLPADTVIMSIGDTPDIEFLPDTIALDRGHIVVNEDYQTTEPGVYAIGDAVRPGLLTHAIGHGRETAETLDEIFTGKRPHAEPKDVIDYSRMTLEYFDPRLTHFKDVQECAQECSSCGSCRDCGLCETVCPQAAISRKGGEGKDFEMVCDSEKCIGCGFCANVCPCGIWNVVENSPMG; encoded by the coding sequence ATGGCAACAGAAAAAATATGCATCAGCGGTCTTGAAGAAGGCGCCCGTATTGAATCCCGCATCCTTGAGGAACGGATTCAGAAAGCGGTTGCCGATGGAGCCCGCAAGCTTGAAATAGACGCCATGGGCCAGCACGGTATTGGCGGACGACTCTGGATTTCCAAGGAAGAACCCATTGAAATCGATGTTATCGGCACGTCCGGTCAGCGTCTCGGTTCCAAGGGCTTCCCCGGCACAACAATCAATGTTCACGGTTCGGTTTCCGATGACGTAGGTTGGCTAAATGCCGGTGCTGAAATCATTGTCCACGGCAATGCTTCCAACGGCGCATGTAACGCCATGGCTCAGGGTAAGGTTATCATCAACGGTGACATCGGTGCCCGTGGTATGACCATGACCAAAACCAACCCGCGTTTCGATGAACCGGAACTTTGGATTCTCGGTGGTGTTGGTGACTATTTTGCTGAGTTCATGGCCGGTGGTACCGCTGTAGTCTGTGGTTACGAAGCACAAAATCCTGAAAATGTCCTCGCTTTCCGTCCATGCGTAGGTATGGTTGGCGGCCGCATTTTCGTCCGCGGACCCCACGGCGAGTTCTCCACTGCCGATGCTATCCTTGAGCCCATCACTGATGCGGACTGGGAATGGCTTTGCAGTAACCTGAAAGAGAACCTTGCTAAAATTGGTCGTGAAGATCTTTATGAGACCCTGACCGAACGTAAGGAATGGCAGCTCATTCGTGCCAAGTCTCCCTTTGAGAAGACTGGTCGCAAGCGTCGCTCTATGTCTGAGTTTCGTTCACAGGTATGGGACGGCGAACTTGGGCAGGGCGGTCTTATCGGTGATCTTACCGACCTCGATCGTTCACCCATCCCGCTGATCACCCACGGCGACTTGCGCCGCTTTGTTCCGGTCTGGGAAAACCGCAAATATCAGGCTCCCTGTCAGTCCTCCTGTCCTACCGGAATGCCGGTTCAGAAACGCTGGCAGCTGGTCCGTGACGGCCTTGTTGACGAAGCCGTGGACCTTGCTCTCGCATATACTCCTTTCCCCGCAACTGTTTGCGGTTACCTCTGTCCCAACCTCTGTATGGACGGTTGTACCCGCGGCGTGAAGGACATGCTTTCAGTTGATATCACCAAGCTCGGTCGTGACGGCGTGAAGAGCCCGGCCCCTGAATTGCCGCCTCTTTCGGGTAAGAAAGTCGCGGTTATCGGTGGTGGACCAGCAGGTATCTCCGTTGCATGGCAGATTCGTCGCAAAGGTCATGAAGCAGTTGTATATGATATGGCTGAGAAACTCGGCGGTAAGATCACTTCTGCTATTCCTTCCAGCCGTATTCCCAAGGAAGTTCTGGATGCTGAACTTGAGCGCGTAGCCAAGGTTATCCCCCACGTTCACATGCAGAAGAAGCTGACAGCTGACGATTTCGCCGAACTGCGCCAGAACAGCGACGCAGTGGTGCTCGCTATCGGTGCCCAGAAGCCGCGCATCATTCCGATTCCCGGTCATGAGCGCATCACCCCCGCACTTGATTTCCTCAAGAATGCTATGAAGGGCAAGGCTGAAGTTGGCGAAAAAGTGGTCATCATCGGTGCTGGTAACGTTGGTTGTGACGTTGCTACTGAATGTGCCCGCCTTGGCGCCAAAGACATTCTGCTCATTGATATTCAGAAGCCCGCCGCTTTCGGTAAAGAACGTGAAGAAGCAGAGCACGTAGGTGCTAAATTCCGTTATCCCTGTTTCACTAAGGAAGTTACCGAGGAAGGCGTGGTTCTTAAATCCGGCGAAGTGCTTCCGGCTGATACTGTGATCATGTCCATCGGTGATACCCCGGATATTGAATTCCTGCCTGATACCATCGCTCTTGACCGTGGTCACATTGTAGTCAACGAAGATTACCAGACCACCGAGCCCGGTGTTTACGCCATCGGTGATGCTGTTCGTCCCGGCCTGCTGACCCACGCTATCGGTCACGGTCGTGAGACAGCTGAGACTCTCGATGAAATCTTTACCGGCAAGCGTCCTCACGCTGAGCCTAAAGACGTTATCGATTACAGCCGCATGACCCTTGAATACTTTGATCCGCGTCTGACCCACTTTAAAGATGTTCAGGAATGTGCTCAGGAGTGTTCTTCCTGCGGTTCCTGCCGTGATTGCGGTCTTTGTGAAACCGTCTGCCCGCAGGCGGCGATTTCCCGTAAGGGCGGGGAAGGCAAGGATTTTGAGATGGTTTGCGATTCTGAAAAATGTATTGGCTGCGGTTTCTGTGCCAATGTGTGCCCCTGCGGTATCTGGAATGTCGTAGAGAACAGCCCCATGGGATAA
- a CDS encoding TetR/AcrR family transcriptional regulator, with translation MVRKHGNFEIVQDRADVTRNDILEAALEVFAEKGYAGANTKNIAAAAGVATGSVYRYFKNKKVIFIEVMNMLQGQMSYDIFAKARAMLQEGDSFRDAMRMLGAYSVESHRSNRMFFREVIALEATDDEIAAIGRERDRRIRGHLLEFLESQRHHLKVDDLEAAAELVHLVVEEVSHQAVIFDSEVGEDRLVSQMVMMLEGYLLGPHSS, from the coding sequence ATGGTCCGCAAACACGGAAATTTTGAGATTGTGCAGGACAGGGCGGATGTTACCAGAAATGATATTTTGGAAGCAGCTTTGGAGGTATTCGCTGAAAAGGGTTACGCCGGGGCCAATACCAAAAATATAGCCGCAGCAGCCGGAGTCGCCACCGGATCAGTGTACCGTTACTTCAAGAATAAGAAGGTTATTTTCATTGAAGTAATGAACATGCTTCAGGGGCAGATGAGTTATGATATCTTTGCCAAGGCTCGGGCCATGCTTCAAGAGGGTGATTCTTTTCGGGATGCCATGCGGATGCTGGGGGCGTATTCTGTAGAGTCGCATCGCAGTAACCGTATGTTTTTTCGTGAAGTAATAGCCCTGGAAGCTACAGATGATGAGATTGCGGCCATCGGTCGTGAGCGGGACCGCAGGATTCGTGGACATTTGCTGGAGTTTTTAGAATCCCAGAGGCATCATTTGAAAGTGGATGATCTTGAGGCAGCTGCCGAACTGGTCCATCTTGTGGTGGAAGAAGTTTCGCATCAGGCTGTTATCTTTGATTCCGAAGTAGGCGAAGATCGTCTTGTCTCTCAGATGGTAATGATGCTTGAAGGATACCTCCTGGGGCCTCATTCCAGTTGA
- a CDS encoding ATP-binding protein produces MKDSLRFKISIGTGLILLLFFFMLGYYIVDSQKRLLEDSLFEHGNRIASLAARSCAEYLPRFSFFLIEDLALSIEQSPQVAFCEIYNREGNPILQSGNIVSKSHISKNTPSYGDDVLIVSKPIINGQEHIGRVEIGMKLDQVRDEIRENTISLTILFTACMLCTIIALDAFFQRILISPLRMLANNTRKIARRKFVTVDVGSRMDEIGILALNFNHMSRNLESLYKNLEVNVQERTHELESANQLLVKAIAKSEAMAVEAAKGTRAKSQFLAAMSHEIRTPMNAILGMAEILADSHLDDEQRRFVEILQESGESLLHLINEILDLSKIEAGEVAFEKRDLNLDRIIGKAFKVTAHAGHGKGLELAYNINRDVPVQLMGDPSRLQQIFVNLIGNAIKFTERGFVVVETSLVQPDMADNGGSLKIHFAVKDSGIGIEDDKLDSIFDRFTQADSSTTRKYGGTGLGLSICKSLCEAMGGKIWLESRKGFGTTVHMELPFEKDPRVSISNSPLRGKSILIINDQDYSRQALAIRISTRTKRISKAQSMEEGRSFIENSRKSNTPYDLIIVRGNIHGWKRQRTLDELRAMNVDEEKIILITTVGQDYIKEFHGSVLLAPLDMHSLENAAKKALSKTNQQQQPIPIQPPGRIRPLDILLVEDNKANCMLIQLFFKDMPHNLRIAHNGEEGFGQASTHSFDLIFMDIEMPIMDGYECTRKIRDWENRAERKPSIIVALTAHALTEAKHKILEAGCDSFLTKPVSKDKIISTINELCSPYFR; encoded by the coding sequence ATGAAGGACAGCTTACGGTTCAAAATATCAATAGGCACCGGCCTTATCCTGCTGCTCTTCTTTTTTATGCTGGGCTATTATATTGTCGACTCCCAAAAAAGACTGCTTGAAGACAGCCTCTTTGAACACGGGAACCGGATAGCCTCCCTTGCAGCACGTTCCTGCGCTGAATATCTGCCCCGTTTCAGCTTCTTCCTCATAGAAGACCTTGCCCTTTCCATTGAACAATCTCCACAGGTTGCTTTCTGCGAAATATACAACCGTGAAGGCAATCCCATCCTTCAGTCTGGTAACATTGTATCCAAGTCCCACATATCAAAAAACACCCCTTCATATGGAGATGACGTACTAATCGTATCCAAGCCGATTATAAACGGACAGGAGCATATAGGAAGAGTTGAAATAGGCATGAAGCTGGATCAGGTAAGGGATGAAATCCGTGAAAACACAATCAGCCTGACCATTCTCTTCACAGCTTGTATGCTTTGCACCATTATTGCGCTGGATGCTTTTTTTCAACGCATCCTGATCTCTCCGCTCCGAATGCTGGCCAATAACACCAGGAAGATTGCCCGCCGTAAATTTGTCACTGTAGATGTCGGTTCCCGCATGGATGAAATCGGGATACTGGCTCTTAACTTCAACCACATGAGCCGCAATCTGGAGAGCCTATACAAAAATCTGGAAGTAAACGTTCAAGAACGCACTCATGAGCTTGAATCCGCCAACCAACTGTTGGTCAAAGCCATTGCCAAATCTGAAGCAATGGCAGTTGAAGCAGCTAAAGGAACCCGGGCCAAGTCCCAGTTTCTGGCAGCCATGAGCCATGAGATACGCACCCCGATGAACGCAATTCTCGGCATGGCAGAAATTCTTGCCGACTCACATCTGGATGATGAACAACGAAGATTTGTGGAAATCCTACAGGAATCAGGGGAATCCCTGCTTCATTTAATCAACGAAATTCTCGACCTTAGCAAAATTGAAGCCGGTGAAGTTGCTTTTGAAAAACGAGACCTCAACCTTGACAGGATCATCGGTAAGGCCTTCAAAGTTACCGCACATGCAGGACATGGCAAAGGTCTGGAGTTGGCGTACAACATCAACAGAGATGTCCCGGTACAGCTCATGGGCGACCCTTCAAGACTGCAACAGATTTTTGTCAATCTCATAGGCAACGCCATCAAATTTACGGAAAGAGGCTTCGTTGTCGTGGAGACCTCTCTTGTTCAGCCGGATATGGCTGACAACGGCGGGTCGCTGAAAATCCATTTTGCAGTCAAGGATAGCGGTATCGGTATAGAGGATGACAAACTGGACTCTATCTTTGACCGCTTCACACAAGCCGATTCCTCTACAACCCGCAAATACGGCGGAACCGGACTCGGCCTTTCCATCTGCAAATCACTGTGCGAAGCAATGGGTGGAAAAATCTGGCTTGAAAGCCGTAAGGGTTTCGGAACCACCGTGCATATGGAACTCCCCTTTGAAAAAGACCCCCGGGTTTCCATCTCCAATTCCCCTCTACGCGGCAAATCTATCTTGATTATCAACGATCAGGATTACTCACGTCAGGCACTTGCAATTCGGATAAGCACAAGGACCAAACGGATAAGCAAGGCGCAGAGCATGGAGGAAGGGCGCAGTTTTATTGAAAACAGCCGAAAGTCAAACACTCCGTACGACCTTATCATTGTCCGTGGTAACATCCACGGTTGGAAACGTCAGCGGACTCTGGATGAGTTACGCGCGATGAATGTTGATGAAGAAAAAATTATCCTGATCACCACAGTCGGACAGGATTATATTAAGGAGTTCCACGGAAGTGTTCTGCTGGCCCCGCTGGACATGCACTCCCTTGAAAATGCGGCCAAGAAAGCCCTTAGCAAAACAAATCAGCAACAGCAGCCGATCCCGATTCAGCCTCCGGGTAGAATTCGTCCTCTCGACATTCTACTGGTGGAAGACAACAAGGCCAACTGCATGTTGATCCAGCTATTCTTTAAAGATATGCCCCATAACCTCAGAATAGCCCATAATGGTGAAGAAGGTTTCGGGCAGGCCAGTACACATAGCTTTGACCTGATATTCATGGACATTGAAATGCCGATCATGGACGGCTATGAGTGCACCAGAAAAATAAGGGACTGGGAAAACCGCGCCGAGCGAAAGCCGAGCATAATTGTTGCCCTTACCGCCCACGCCCTTACTGAAGCGAAACACAAGATACTGGAAGCAGGCTGCGACTCTTTCCTGACTAAGCCAGTATCCAAGGATAAAATCATAAGCACCATTAATGAGCTGTGCAGCCCGTATTTCAGATAA
- a CDS encoding glutamate synthase produces MCRLFALTSRDPISPMLAINALNTMKEGHDGSGVGLCLRGLGGRFEEELQGCPILSGIFTEAGLRRLEQYTMDHGFKSQYSILYTPDTEPPEGTPVRGTYAAIAYKVPKGWNELTPAQQGQKLVEMRLELRKMGEEDGDIMVFSFWPDTIVVKEVGDPLEIGEWLQLGANRNLYARRILAQGRQNTNYAINLYACHPFFIEGVASMTNGENTAFIPIKEYLQSRNVTGYEGYQSDSEVFTHIAHYTTKRLGLDIRAYKHIITPLMDHEMADHPDREFLATLKRSCRKMIIDGPNCVIGTLDDGSMFMVQDRKKLRPGIVGGKDGIYAFSSEVCGIDAVIPDRDKSKDFQPMHLDTVIVGPDCKEIQTCSQKDQLPRQL; encoded by the coding sequence ATGTGCCGTTTATTTGCGCTTACAAGTCGCGATCCGATTTCACCCATGCTGGCCATCAATGCCCTTAATACAATGAAAGAAGGTCATGACGGCTCCGGCGTTGGTCTCTGTCTCAGGGGACTGGGCGGTCGTTTTGAAGAAGAACTGCAGGGCTGTCCCATCCTTTCCGGTATTTTTACCGAAGCCGGTCTGCGTAGACTGGAACAATATACCATGGATCATGGTTTTAAGTCTCAGTACAGCATTCTGTACACCCCGGATACCGAACCGCCGGAAGGTACTCCCGTTCGCGGAACATATGCCGCTATTGCTTATAAGGTCCCCAAAGGCTGGAATGAACTGACACCTGCACAGCAGGGCCAGAAGCTGGTCGAAATGCGTCTTGAGTTGCGCAAAATGGGCGAAGAAGACGGAGACATCATGGTCTTTTCTTTCTGGCCCGATACCATCGTTGTAAAAGAAGTCGGTGACCCTCTTGAAATAGGCGAATGGCTCCAGCTCGGTGCCAACCGCAATCTGTATGCCCGCCGTATTCTGGCGCAGGGCAGGCAGAACACCAACTATGCTATCAACCTCTACGCCTGCCACCCCTTCTTTATAGAAGGTGTAGCCTCCATGACCAACGGTGAGAACACCGCGTTTATTCCCATTAAGGAATACCTGCAGTCCAGAAATGTGACCGGTTACGAAGGTTATCAGTCCGACTCCGAGGTCTTTACTCACATCGCCCATTACACCACTAAGCGTCTGGGGCTTGATATCCGTGCCTACAAGCACATCATCACCCCGCTGATGGATCATGAAATGGCCGATCATCCTGATCGTGAGTTTCTCGCGACCCTGAAGCGTTCCTGCCGTAAGATGATTATTGACGGCCCCAACTGTGTAATCGGAACCCTTGATGACGGTTCCATGTTCATGGTTCAGGACCGTAAAAAGCTTCGTCCCGGCATTGTGGGCGGTAAAGACGGCATTTACGCCTTCTCTTCCGAAGTCTGCGGAATCGACGCAGTCATTCCCGACCGCGATAAGTCAAAAGACTTCCAGCCCATGCACCTCGATACAGTAATCGTCGGACCCGACTGCAAGGAGATACAGACATGCTCACAGAAAGACCAATTACCCCGTCAACTTTAG
- the greA gene encoding transcription elongation factor GreA, translating into MSTIPISKEGFAKIKAELASLKKERPEVIKAIAEAREEGDLKENGGYHAARERQGMLEAKINYIESRIPQFNVVDMTTLGGEKITFGATVTLEDIDTGAEKTYTIMGPDESDFKKGIISIESPVGKALLGKIEGDEVVVNAPKGKIEYGIVSVIFNGPIS; encoded by the coding sequence ATGAGCACTATACCCATTTCAAAAGAAGGATTTGCAAAAATCAAAGCGGAATTGGCATCTCTTAAGAAAGAGCGCCCTGAAGTAATCAAAGCCATTGCGGAAGCCCGTGAAGAAGGCGACCTTAAAGAAAACGGCGGTTACCACGCAGCCCGTGAAAGACAGGGAATGCTTGAAGCGAAAATCAATTACATTGAATCACGCATCCCCCAATTCAACGTAGTAGACATGACCACACTCGGCGGTGAAAAAATCACCTTCGGAGCAACAGTGACTCTCGAAGACATCGATACCGGCGCCGAAAAGACCTACACCATCATGGGACCGGATGAGAGTGATTTCAAAAAAGGAATCATCTCCATTGAATCCCCGGTAGGCAAGGCACTGCTTGGTAAAATTGAAGGCGATGAAGTTGTGGTGAATGCACCCAAAGGCAAAATCGAATATGGAATTGTCTCTGTAATCTTTAACGGACCTATTTCCTAG
- a CDS encoding HD-GYP domain-containing protein yields MATEIITIEKKDVKPGMFVQRYGAGTFQDPLVEVGKYIESYDDIAKYLPDDTQKVEIISGRILPSKDYACEKGSLSVEQVARNMAEALPEARRVHEEALNYARKFIEDVRQGKTVAVEEAAPIVGEVIDSLTTNEPAALTLAFLKRYDEYTYTHSINVNLYSLLLGKALGLQREELEMLGIAALFHDVGKGRIPNKVLNKPGKLTDSEYEVMKSHSRKGLEVLKGVEGLDRAVLRGVLEHHERFDGNGYPGGIKGDDIHPFGRIIAISDVYDALTSVRVYKKAVSPAKTLSLMYKWKGTDFDPAYLNRFIRVMGIYPPGTIVQLDDLRFALVLETNETKPRHPKVKVLFNSKMQPVHSECLDLATYKKDGQDVQVMRQPDPQSLGVDMQQLSRFLV; encoded by the coding sequence GTGGCTACTGAAATAATAACTATTGAAAAGAAAGACGTTAAACCGGGAATGTTTGTCCAGCGCTATGGAGCCGGGACATTTCAGGATCCTTTGGTTGAGGTCGGTAAATATATTGAATCATACGATGATATCGCCAAGTATCTTCCTGATGATACTCAAAAAGTTGAGATAATAAGCGGTAGGATTCTTCCAAGTAAGGACTACGCCTGTGAGAAAGGTTCGCTGAGTGTTGAGCAGGTAGCCCGCAATATGGCTGAGGCCTTACCTGAAGCTCGCAGGGTTCATGAAGAAGCCCTGAATTATGCACGTAAATTTATAGAGGATGTACGACAGGGTAAGACTGTGGCTGTTGAGGAGGCTGCTCCTATCGTAGGTGAGGTTATCGACAGTCTGACCACAAATGAGCCTGCCGCGCTGACTCTTGCGTTTCTTAAAAGGTATGATGAATATACCTACACACACAGTATCAATGTGAATCTTTATTCCCTGTTGCTGGGAAAGGCTCTGGGGTTACAGCGTGAGGAGCTGGAGATGCTGGGCATTGCGGCCTTGTTTCATGATGTTGGAAAGGGACGTATTCCCAACAAGGTCCTTAATAAACCCGGTAAGCTCACTGATTCTGAATATGAAGTCATGAAAAGTCATTCCCGTAAAGGATTGGAGGTCCTGAAAGGGGTCGAAGGTCTTGACCGGGCTGTGCTGCGCGGTGTGCTTGAGCATCACGAGCGTTTTGATGGGAACGGTTATCCCGGTGGGATCAAAGGTGATGATATTCATCCTTTTGGTAGGATTATTGCCATCAGCGATGTTTATGACGCATTGACCAGTGTCAGGGTTTATAAAAAAGCCGTTTCCCCTGCCAAGACTTTGAGCTTGATGTATAAATGGAAAGGCACTGATTTCGACCCTGCCTACCTGAACCGTTTTATCAGGGTAATGGGTATTTATCCTCCGGGAACTATTGTTCAACTGGATGATTTGCGTTTTGCCCTTGTTCTGGAAACCAATGAGACAAAGCCGCGTCATCCAAAGGTTAAGGTCTTGTTTAATAGTAAGATGCAGCCTGTGCATTCTGAATGCCTTGATCTTGCTACATATAAAAAAGACGGTCAGGATGTTCAGGTTATGCGCCAGCCTGATCCTCAATCCTTGGGTGTTGATATGCAGCAGCTTTCCCGCTTTCTGGTTTAA
- a CDS encoding RluA family pseudouridine synthase, whose translation MSDEKLLDIVYADRKIVVVNKPSGLLSVPGRGPENQDCVVTRVQKMFPECRKFPAVHRLDMDTSGLLVLGLTARAVRELMEQFQKRQVKKRYEALLEGIVKEDSGVIEMAFRLDPYNRPYQVYDPIHGKLGITHWRKLGVENGMTRVEFTPLTGRTHQLRVHSAHPQGLGCPIVGDRLYGSGTEPGQLKLHAGYLCFEHPKTKEKMEFEIAPLF comes from the coding sequence ATGAGCGACGAAAAACTTCTCGACATAGTCTATGCTGACCGCAAAATAGTGGTAGTCAACAAACCAAGTGGACTTCTTTCCGTTCCCGGTCGTGGCCCTGAGAATCAGGATTGCGTTGTTACCCGTGTTCAGAAAATGTTCCCGGAATGCCGCAAATTCCCTGCTGTGCACCGTCTGGATATGGACACATCCGGATTGCTGGTTCTGGGATTGACCGCACGGGCAGTGCGAGAGCTGATGGAACAGTTCCAGAAAAGGCAAGTAAAAAAGAGATATGAAGCCTTATTGGAAGGCATTGTTAAGGAAGACAGCGGAGTTATTGAAATGGCTTTCCGCCTTGATCCCTACAACCGTCCTTATCAGGTCTACGACCCGATTCACGGTAAACTGGGCATCACTCACTGGCGCAAGCTGGGAGTTGAAAATGGTATGACTCGCGTGGAATTCACTCCGCTGACAGGACGGACTCATCAATTGAGAGTTCATTCCGCACATCCGCAAGGACTCGGCTGCCCCATCGTAGGTGACAGACTTTACGGCTCCGGAACTGAACCCGGACAGCTCAAGCTGCATGCCGGATACTTATGTTTCGAGCATCCCAAGACCAAAGAAAAAATGGAATTTGAAATCGCTCCATTGTTTTAG